Proteins from one Chroococcidiopsis sp. CCMEE 29 genomic window:
- a CDS encoding GNAT family N-acetyltransferase, giving the protein MLIPELETSRLILRGFCEQDLDAYAQMCGDPEVMRYIADGKTLSRAESWRNMAMIIGHWHLRGYGLWAVEERKSGEMIGRIGCWQPEGWPGLEIGWTLRRAYWGRGFATEAAKASMNYAFDKLGQSHVISLILPNNFASKRVAQKLREKPEGKTEFFGGEAVIYGISREDWQAMYGESGDTVV; this is encoded by the coding sequence ATGCTTATTCCTGAGCTTGAAACCTCTCGCCTGATCCTGCGGGGATTCTGCGAACAAGACCTTGATGCTTACGCCCAGATGTGCGGCGACCCTGAAGTTATGCGCTATATCGCCGACGGCAAGACTCTATCTCGTGCTGAGTCTTGGCGAAATATGGCAATGATTATTGGTCACTGGCATCTGCGGGGATACGGCTTATGGGCGGTAGAGGAACGTAAAAGTGGTGAAATGATTGGGCGGATTGGCTGCTGGCAACCAGAAGGATGGCCGGGATTGGAAATTGGTTGGACGTTGCGACGAGCTTATTGGGGGCGTGGCTTTGCAACGGAGGCGGCAAAAGCATCGATGAACTATGCTTTTGATAAGTTAGGGCAATCTCACGTGATTAGCCTAATTCTTCCGAATAATTTTGCTTCCAAACGAGTTGCCCAGAAGTTGAGGGAGAAACCAGAAGGGAAGACGGAATTCTTTGGCGGTGAGGCAGTAATTTATGGGATTAGTCGAGAAGATTGGC